Proteins encoded within one genomic window of Panicum virgatum strain AP13 chromosome 1N, P.virgatum_v5, whole genome shotgun sequence:
- the LOC120654106 gene encoding transcription factor bHLH95-like produces MAQDGHQDTTASDERSFVPPTTLTFLGPAKNESDDDNRGSRIASPVGMDGHEGKDVVPNAAIQGGDGSAGGGKADSGTSEGKHLATGAAAAAAAGDGSTSNKGKSTLAAVDDGELKVHIIMERERRRRMKDKFNTLHELMPHVSNKVGKATLIGETINFIKTLEETKAQLEKKKLEQALARQATAEAAAGGASSFSVPRTAHGLAALSDGWDPVPRQQPAAAGPVGFQTWSTPNVVLSVLNNEAVINVCVPRQRGVLTMVLSVLSKHGIDVISIQVGADDAQSFFNINTRVNGAGGENQSAEDIYKLAVSEIMVWLSN; encoded by the exons ATGGCTCAAGACGGTCACCAGGACACCACCGCCTCCGACGAGCGCAGCTTCGTGCCACCGACGACCTTGACCTTCCTGGGTCCTGCTAAGAACGAGAGCGACGACGACAACCGTGGATCCAGGATCGCCAGCCCGGTGGGCATGGATGGCCACGAGGGGAAGGACGTCGTCCCGAATGCTGCCATCCAAGGTGGAGATGGCTCGGCCGGTGGCGGCAAGGCCGACTCCGGCACATCCGAAGGTAAGCACTTGGCAActggcgcagccgccgccgccgctgctggagACGGCTCCACCTCAAACAAGGGTAAGAGCACCTTGGCTGCTGTCGACGACGGCGAGCTCAAGGTGCACATCATCATGGAGCGAGAGCGTCGGAGGCGGATGAAGGATAAGTTCAACACCCTGCATGAGCTGATGCCCCACGTCTCCAATAAG GTTGGCAAGGCGACCCTGATCGGAGAGACGATCAACTTCATCAAGACCCTAGAGGAGACCAAAGCCcagctggagaagaagaagctggAGCAAGCACTTGCGCGGCAGGCcaccgctgaggctgccgccGGCGGGGCGTCCTCTTTCTCAGTGCCGCGCACCGCGCACGGGCTGGCGGCCCTGTCGGACGGCTGGGACCCCGTGCCTCGGCAGCaacctgcggcggcggggccggtcGGGTTCCAGACCTGGTCCACACCGAATGTCGTGCTGAGTGTGCTGAACAACGAGGCGGTCATCAACGTGTGCGTTCCGCGGCAGCGCGGTGTGCTGACAATGGTGCTGTCCGTGCTGAGCAAGCATGGGATCGACGTGATCTCGATTCAGGTTGGGGCCGACGACGCCCAGAGCTTCTTCAACATCAATACCCGT GTGAATGGAGCTGGTGGTGAAAACCAATCGGCGGAGGACATATACAAGCTGGCGGTGTCGGAGATCATGGTGTGGCTCTCTAACTAG